The nucleotide window ACTCCTGCGCAACCTCGACCGAGCCAAGCCATAAGCCGATTAAAGCCGCCGGCCGGGGTGTGCGACAAATTTGTGGGTAACGTGCAGCCGACCGGGCAAATCCTCACAGTCTGACAGTATTGTGTACTGTCAGGCCGAGGCCCATGGCCGAAAGGGACGCAATCTGTCATTCCCGCGAAAGCGGGAATCCACGGCACCGGCTCGCTACGACCCGCCAGCGCCAAACGCCAACTGGATTCCCGCTTTCGCGGGAATGACGGCCATAACACCGAACCACGTTACCCACGAATTTGTCGCGCACCCTGCGTCATCGTCGGCGGGCGGCCGCTCTGGTGCCGCGCGCGCGTCCCTGGTAGAAGCACGGCGGGCGCGGTTGCAAACCCCAAACTACGAGTCAGCATGACACCACGAATCCTGCTCATGGGCTGCGGCGGTATCGGCGGTATCCTCGGCGCCGCGCTGGCGCAGCAGGACTGCGGCCTGGTGGCGGTCACCCACAACGAGGCGATCGCCGCGGCTATCAACGCCCACGGCTTCGAGGTTGTCACCGGCGGCCAGCGCCAGCGGGTGCCGGGGCGCGCCCACGTCGCTATTCCTGCCGATGCCGGCCAGTTTGATTTCGTTTTCCTCGCCATGCAGCCGCCGCAAGTGGAAGAGGCCGCGCGTGCGGCGCTGCCGTTTCTCGCCCCGGCAGGCGCCATGGTCTGCTTCCAGAACGGGCTGTGCGAAGCGCGAGTGGCGCCGATCGTGGGCCCGCAGCGCACGCTGGGGGCGATCGTGGCTTGGGGCGGGTCGATGCTGCGCCCGGGAGTCTACGAACGCACCTCTGGCGGCGGCTTCGTGCTCGGCAGCTTCGAACGCCATCCCGACAACGAGGCCCGTCTGCCGGCGCTGGCGGGCGTACTGCAAGCGGTCGGGCCTACCCGCACCAGCGACAATCTCAGGGGCAGCCGCTGGAGTAAGCTGGCGATCAACTGCGCCATCAGCTCGCTCGGCACCATCGGCGGCGACCGCCTGGGGGCGTTGATGCGCTATCGTTACGCCCGCCGCCTCGGGCTGGAGCTGATGACCGAAACGGTGGCGGTGGCGCGGGCCTGCGACATCGTGCTCGAAAAAGTGTCGGGCACGATCGACCTGGAATGGGTGGCGTTGACGCCGGCTGATCTGGTCGGTCCGGGTTCGCCCTCACTGCTGGCCAAGCACGCCTTGTTGCTGGCCGTGGGCGCGAAGTTCCGCCGCCTGCGTTCGTCGATGCTGGCGGCGATCGAGCGCGGGCGCGAGCCGGCGGTCGAGTACCTCAACGGCGAGGTGCTGGCCCGCGGCCTGCGCCTGGGCGTGCCGACGCCGATCAACGCGCGCGTCCGCGCGCTCATCCACGCCCTCGCCCGGGGCGAATGCCGCCCCAGTCACGCGCTGTTACACAAGCTCTACCGCGACAGCCGCGCCGATGTCGGCCCCACCCGCCGCCGCCCCCCGCTGGGCGGCGCCGGCATCGCCATCGAAGCCGCCCCGCCGGGGTGAGCGGCGCCCACTGCAGCTACCGCCGCTTGGCGGCGGGTGCCTTTTTCGCTAAGTGCCTTGCGGCAGAAGCATGGCAACGGACACAAGATCTAGGTGGGCCGGGAGCGAGCGACTTCCTCTCCCCGCAAGGCCGTGCGGGGAGAGCGATGCCCCCACGTCTGCGACGTGGACCCTTCAAGGATGGAACTTGCCGGAACCAGACATGGCCAAGTTACAGCGGACAGCTTCAGGTCAGGGAGCAAGGGCGGAGAAAGTGCCTCCCTCTCTCCGCATGTTTTCGCGGGGAGAGGGTTGGGGTGAGGGGATCGTGCGTTTCTGCCGCCGGCGAAGGACACGAACAGTAGCCTGGAACCGGCGAACGGTTTTCAGAAGCGAGCCACTTGAGGTCGAAAGACGAACCCCTCACCCCCACCCTCTCCCCGCAGGAGATGCGGGGAGAGGGAGCAGAGTCGCAGAGATGCGGGGAGCGGCATGCGAAGCGATGCGGGTCGAGCGACGGTGCCGAGACAGCGGGCGAGTTTCAGGTCTGGGAGCGGCATGCGAAGCGATGCCGGCAGAGCGACGGCGCCGAGACGGCGGGCGAGTTTCAGGTCTGGGAGCGGAGCCGGACAGATGCCGCAAGGCGCGACGCGACCCCTTCGAGGCGGGAATGCCACTGGATCGTGCGGCGCGCCGGCGAGTAGAGGCGGCGAGTTTCAGGTCAGCGGGCGATTGCCGCACCGGCAGCGCAGGGGGAACCTGCCGGCGTGCTAAGGACGGCGAACGATGACCCCGCCCTGGTTCGATCTCACGGGCAAGACCGCGCTGGTCACAGGCGGCAGCAAGGGGCTGGGCCGCGCCATTGCCGGAGCGTTGCTGCGAGCTGGCGCCGGCGTCGCCATCGCTAGCCGCACGCAAGCCGATCTCGATCGCGCGGCCGCCGAGTTGGGCGAACACGGCGGCCGCGTGCTGCCGGTGTGTGCTGATGTCACAGATGAACCCAGCATCGACGCCCTGGTGCAGCGGGTGCTCGCGCAATGGGGGCAGATCGACATCCTGGTGAACAACGCCGGCATCGAAGGCTCGGGGGCGGTGGTCGAGATGGAGGCGAGCGACTGGGATCGGGTCATGAACGTGAACCTGCGCGGTCCCATGCTCTGCTGTAAACACGTCGGACCGCACATGATCCGGCGCCGAGCGGGCAAGGTGATCAACGTCGCCTCGGTGATGGCCGTTCGCGTCTCCCGCTACATGGCGCCCTACGCCGCCAGCAAGGCGGCGCTGGTGCAGTTCACGCGCACGCTGGCGCTGGAGTGGATCAGCCACAACATCCAGGTCAACGCCCTCTGCCCCGGCTACTTCGACACGCCGATGAACCAGGAGTTCTTCGGCAGCGACACCGGCCGCCGCGTGATCGAGCGCTTGCCCATCAAGCGCCTCGGCCAAGTCCACGAAATCGAGGGCGCCGCCGTCTTCCTCGCCTCCGGCGCCACCAGCTACATGACCGGCGCCGCCCTCTACGTCGACGGCGGCCACGCGCTGGCGTGAGCATGCCGGCCGTGCCGCGGCAGCGGACCAAGGTGGTCCTGACGACCCGCCGGCTGCTGCTACGGGAGATGGATCTCGACGGCCTCGATTTCGTCGCCGTCATGCTCGCCGACCCCGAGGTCATGCGCTTCTATCCTAAGTGCTACTCGCGCCCGGAAGCCGAGATTTGGCTGCGCCGCCAGTTGCAGCGCTACGCCGAGCACGGGCATGGCCTGTGGCTGGTGCTGGACCAGGCCAGCGGCGTGCCGTTGGGGCAGGTGGGGCTGACGGTTCAGCACCTCGACGGCGTCGATGAACCGGAGGTGGGCTACCTGATCCACCGCCCGTTTTGGCGACAGGGGTTCGCCACCGAAGCGGCGATCGCGACGCGCGACTACGCCTTCGACGCCCTCGCCCGGCCGCGGGTGATTTCGCTCGTGCGACCGGAGAACGTGCCGTCACAAGGAGTGGCGAGGAAGATGGGTATGGCGGTGGTCAAGCGCACCGTTCACGCCGCACTCGTTCACTTGGTGTTTGCGGTGGAGCGCAACAGTGCCGCGCGGTGCCGCTAGTCGATCGTGGCCTGCATCTGTCGTCCTCCTGTTCAAGCCGAAACCGATTCTGCCGCCATCGGCGGGTGTGCGACAAATCTGTGGGTAACGTGCAGCCGACCGGGCAAATCCTCACCAGTCTGACAGTACTGTGTACTGTCAGGCCGAGGCCCATGGCCGAAAGGGGACGCAATCTGTCATTCCCGCGAAAGCGGGAATCCACGGCGCCGGCTCGCTACGACCCGCCAGCG belongs to Deltaproteobacteria bacterium and includes:
- a CDS encoding SDR family oxidoreductase, with protein sequence MTPPWFDLTGKTALVTGGSKGLGRAIAGALLRAGAGVAIASRTQADLDRAAAELGEHGGRVLPVCADVTDEPSIDALVQRVLAQWGQIDILVNNAGIEGSGAVVEMEASDWDRVMNVNLRGPMLCCKHVGPHMIRRRAGKVINVASVMAVRVSRYMAPYAASKAALVQFTRTLALEWISHNIQVNALCPGYFDTPMNQEFFGSDTGRRVIERLPIKRLGQVHEIEGAAVFLASGATSYMTGAALYVDGGHALA
- a CDS encoding ketopantoate reductase family protein — translated: MGCGGIGGILGAALAQQDCGLVAVTHNEAIAAAINAHGFEVVTGGQRQRVPGRAHVAIPADAGQFDFVFLAMQPPQVEEAARAALPFLAPAGAMVCFQNGLCEARVAPIVGPQRTLGAIVAWGGSMLRPGVYERTSGGGFVLGSFERHPDNEARLPALAGVLQAVGPTRTSDNLRGSRWSKLAINCAISSLGTIGGDRLGALMRYRYARRLGLELMTETVAVARACDIVLEKVSGTIDLEWVALTPADLVGPGSPSLLAKHALLLAVGAKFRRLRSSMLAAIERGREPAVEYLNGEVLARGLRLGVPTPINARVRALIHALARGECRPSHALLHKLYRDSRADVGPTRRRPPLGGAGIAIEAAPPG
- a CDS encoding GNAT family N-acetyltransferase; the encoded protein is MPRQRTKVVLTTRRLLLREMDLDGLDFVAVMLADPEVMRFYPKCYSRPEAEIWLRRQLQRYAEHGHGLWLVLDQASGVPLGQVGLTVQHLDGVDEPEVGYLIHRPFWRQGFATEAAIATRDYAFDALARPRVISLVRPENVPSQGVARKMGMAVVKRTVHAALVHLVFAVERNSAARCR